In Nitrospirota bacterium, the DNA window CGATGTGAATGGAAGGGTTAGCTTTCAATGGAGTAGCCGGCCTTTTCAATTCGCCGTAGCAGGAGTGATACTAGAGATAAATGATCAAGACATTCATCGATTGAATCGCGAATTTTGTATTCGTGTCCCCGCGGGTTTCGTATTGCCATTGCGGAGCCTGAAAATATGAACTGGTAACCTTTTTGCTCATCTTTTCCAGATTCAGTAGCTAGATCGGACAAGATGATTGCTGGAGATTGATCATGGAACGC includes these proteins:
- a CDS encoding TIGR02391 family protein; translation: MAAFHDQSPAIILSDLATESGKDEQKGYQFIFSGSAMAIRNPRGHEYKIRDSIDECLDHLSLVSLLLRRIEKAGYSIES